Proteins encoded in a region of the Panicum hallii strain FIL2 chromosome 3, PHallii_v3.1, whole genome shotgun sequence genome:
- the LOC112887502 gene encoding fibrous sheath CABYR-binding protein-like isoform X1: MDMDLDLDLAVQVDCPPAPGEDFAFATSETDAAFLVLAHLPGTRGCLSLYCPFHLACASNAERDERRLLRARAGYAKDEVEVRVGAGGAEFAVACARKDAFAVEAASGRVRVAHRQVVGGFRRVFGVPPGVDAGRISVGFEEDDGLLVVIMPKLRPGPPDDGGDEEARLDVESSGCECESSSGAGSESDDDVDVEMELELGDEASSLELGHEDWVDVESEEDEPEPPPRDVPVVTEVPVVTDVAVETPVPVVTDVAVEMSVEVEEDRDVPVETPVEVEEDRDVPVETPVEVEEDRDVPVETPVEVEAEPRVVDIECDVVFEPAEPEPLVETPIEVLGPPRREPEPPADVPNPPVDIPCDVESKPEPAVVQEPEEAKPPAEEPVQEPPAEEPVVEEPTPLAEPPAEEPVQEPPAEEPAVEETPAQEPVQEPVQEPPAVEPPKEPTPTPPVSPPGSESGSEEGSSDGDEPGGAGDGRRRRGRRGGRRPRRGRRRGLRLGMLVAPALILLALAVAAARRRRQQQRG, translated from the coding sequence ATGGACATGGACCTCGACCTCGACCTCGCCGTGCAAGTCGACTGCCCGCCCGCGCCCGGCGAGGACTTCGCCTTCGCCACCTCCGAGACCGACGCCGCCTTCCTCGTCCTCGCCCACCTCCCTGGTACGCGTGGATGTCTCTCTCTATACTGCCCATTTCACTTGGCGTGCGCTAGCAATGCAGAGCGTGATGAACGGCGGTTGTTGCGCGCGCGTGCAGGCTACGCCAAGGATGAGGTCGAGGTCCGCgtcggcgcgggcggcgcggagttCGCCGTCGCGTGCGCGAGGAAGGACGCGTTCGCGGTGGAGGCGGCGTCGGGGAGGGTGCGGGTGGCGCACCGGCAGGTGGTGGGCGGGTTCCGCCGCGTGTTCGGCGTGCCGCCGGGCGTGGACGCGGGCCGGATCTCCGTCGGCTTCGAGGAGGACGACGGGCTGCTCGTCGTCATCATGCCCAAGCTGCGGCCCGGCCCGCCGGACGACGGCGGGGACGAGGAGGCGCGGCTCGACGTCGAGAGCTCCGGCTGCGAGTGCGAGTCGTCGTCCGGCGCGGGAAGCGAGAGCGACGACGACGTCGACGTCGAGATGGAGCTGGAGCTCGGCGACGAGGCGTCGAGCCTCGAGTTGGGGCATGAGGATTGGGTCGACGTCGAGTCTGAGGAGGAcgagcccgagccgccgccgcgcgacGTGCCCGTGGTTACGGAGGTGCCGGTGGTCACGGACGTGGCGGTGGAGACTCCGGTGCCGGTGGTTACGGACGTGGCGGTGGAGATGTccgtggaggtggaggaggatCGCGACGTCCCAGTGGAGACGccggtggaggtggaggaggatCGCGACGTGCCCGTGGAGACCccggtggaggtggaggaggatCGCGACGTGCCCGTGGAGACGCCGGTCGAAGTCGAGGCCGAGCCGCGGGTGGTGGACATCGAGTGCGACGTCGTGTTCGAGCCGGCGGAGCCGGAGCCGCTGGTGGAGACGCCGATCGAGGTGCtcgggccgccgcgccgcgagcCCGAGCCGCCGGCCGACGTGCCGAACCCGCCGGTGGACATCCCGTGCGACGTGGAGTCTAAACCCGAGCCGGCCGTCGTGCAGGAACCCGAGGAGGCGAAGCCACCGGCCGAAGAACCAGTGCAGGAGCCACCCGCAGAAGAACCGGTCGTGGAAGAGCCGACACCACTGGCTGAGCCGCCCGCCGAAGAACCCGTGCAAGAGCCGCCTGCCGAGGAACCCGCAGTGGAGGAGACGCCGGCCCAAGAACCAGTGCAAGAACCGGTGCAAGAGCCTCCAGCGGTCGAGCCACCAAAAGAACCGACCCCCACCCCACCAGTGTCTCCGCCAGGCAGCGAATCTGGCAGCGAGGAAGGCAGTTCTGACGGGGACGAGCCGGGAGGTGCTGGCGACGGCAGGAGGAGGCGCGGCAggagaggagggcggcggccgcggcgagggAGGCGCCGCGGGCTCCGTCTGGGCATGTTGGTCGCCCCCGCGCTGATCCTGCTCGCTCTCGCGGTGgccgcggcgaggcggcggcggcagcagcagcgcggGTGA
- the LOC112884408 gene encoding uncharacterized protein LOC112884408 → MVGGIEHLWSEWAVQILVLLSLSLQIFLFISADFRRRNASTVLRALLWLAYLAADSTGTYTIGHLSIGGLARAHGLVPFWAPFLLLHLGGQDTITAYALEDNRLWLRHLQTLLVQALGVSYVIYRYISWQPQPQATHRNLVAASILMLVAGAAKYVERIWALKCTDNEGMNDFLDKRCEESYGAPSYDDAIGDLEKMDAEEGILYGARTLLGLCLRMFLAHNPGTSHYENGVTGYFLGRKQIYEVVHMELSLVYDIIYTKARVVHTWYGFCTRVCSLLVVASAFLLFQGVSKDGYARADVAITYVLLVGAILVELTSGVSAICSTWTCHYLYWWRWHRLHGVIISLRRLVKARRRRAWPATIGQFNMIDYCAGPISVSETLSRVKIHQLPSPKQVSARLKDLLLDEILRIAERHVGMEEPMNALGQNPELPALDADFDARIIIWHTATSAILFAVHVRDNDSDHAEAVEVLSDYMMFLLAKHPEMLPGPNRRPVYAGALVWLNSICDNNIGPPLNRTRAELARDLLKEGREPDNPVRRHKSPCKIGAELAIDLLNKGWGTQHLLQAIFGLWVEMMCFAGSHCNKDSHIRNLTRGGEFLTIVWVLTRHLGEITRDRRGLRL, encoded by the coding sequence ATGGTTGGTGGGATAGAGCACCTGTGGAGCGAATGGGCAGTCCAGATCCTGGTCTTGCTGAGCCTGTCATTGCaaatcttcctcttcatctCCGCCGACTTCCGGAGGCGTAACGCCTCCACGGTGCTGAGAGCCCTCCTCTGGCTGGCGTACCTGGCCGCCGACTCCACCGGGACCTACACCATCGGGCACCTATCCATCGgtggcctcgcgcgcgcgcacggGCTCGTCCCGTTCTGGGCGCCTTTCCTCCTGCTGCACTTGGGCGGCCAGGACACCATCACCGCGTACGCCTTGGAAGACAACCGGCTCTGGCTACGGCACCTGCAGACGCTCCTGGTGCAGGCCCTGGGAGTTTCTTATGTCATCTACAGGTACATATCTTGGCAGCCGCAGCCGCAAGCAACCCACCGTAACTTGGTTGCTGCCAGTATACTGATGCTGGTGGCTGGTGCTGCCAAGTACGTCGAGAGGATATGGGCGCTCAAGTGCACCGACAACGAGGGCATGAACGACTTCCTTGACAAGCGATGCGAGGAAAGCTACGGCGCCCCTTCGTACGATGATGCCATTGGTGACCTGGAGAAGATGGACGCAGAGGAGGGCATCCTATATGGTGCTCGCACCCTGCTGGGCCTATGCCTGCGCATGTTCCTGGCCCATAACCCAGGAACATCGCACTACGAGAACGGAGTCACTGGCTATTTTCTGGGTAGGAAGCAAATCTACGAGGTGGTTCACATGGAGCTCTCTCTCGTCTACGACATCATCTACACAAAGGCGAGGGTGGTTCACACCTGGTATGGGTTCTGCACCCGCGTCTGCTCGCTGCTTGTTGTTGCCTCTGCGTTCCTGCTGTTTCAGGGCGTCAGCAAGGATGGCTACGCTAGGGCCGATGTGGCCATCACCTACGTCCTGCTGGTTGGGGCCATCCTCGTGGAGCTCACGTCAGGGGTCAGCGCCATATGCTCCACCTGGACATGCCATTACTTGTACTGGTGGAGATGGCATCGACTTCATGGTGTAATCATCTCTCTCCGCCGGCTCGTGAAGGCACGGAGAAGAAGAGCCTGGCCCGCCACCATTGGTCAATTTAACATGATCGACTACTGCGCAGGGCCCATTTCGGTCTCAGAAACGCTTTCCAGGGTAAAGATTCACCAGCTGCCTTCTCCTAAGCAGGTCTCTGCACGCCTCAAGGATTTGTTGCTTGACGAAATACTGAGGATTGCGGAGAGGCATGTCGGCATGGAGGAACCCATGAATGCCCTGGGCCAGAACCCGGAGCTACCCGCGCTCGACGCGGACTTTGATGCCAGAATCATCATCTGGCACACAGCTACCAGTGCAATCCTGTTCGCGGTCCACGTTCGAGACAACGACAGCGACCACGCAGAGGCCGTCGAGGTGCTGTCAGATTACATGATGTTCCTCCTTGCCAAGCACCCTGAGATGTTGCCTGGCCCGAATCGCCGCCCCGTTTACGCAGGGGCGCTGGTGTGGCTGAACAGTATCTGCGACAACAACATTGGACCTCCTCTGAACCGTACCAGAGCAGAACTTGCCCGGGACTTGCTTAAGGAAGGGCGTGAGCCTGATAACCCAGTCCGGAGACACAAGAGCCCGTGCAAGATTGGGGCTGAGCTTGCCATCGACCTGCTTAACAAAGGATGGGGAACGCAGCATCTTTTGCAGGCGATCTTTGGCTTGTGGGTGGAGATGATGTGCTTTGCAGGCAGCCACTGCAACAAGGACTCCCACATCAGGAATCTGACCCGTGGAGGCGAGTTCTTGACCATTGTGTGGGTTCTCACGAGGCACCTCGGTGAGATCACGCGCGATAGACGTGGCCTGCGGTTGTGA
- the LOC112887502 gene encoding fibrous sheath CABYR-binding protein-like isoform X2 codes for MDMDLDLDLAVQVDCPPAPGEDFAFATSETDAAFLVLAHLPGYAKDEVEVRVGAGGAEFAVACARKDAFAVEAASGRVRVAHRQVVGGFRRVFGVPPGVDAGRISVGFEEDDGLLVVIMPKLRPGPPDDGGDEEARLDVESSGCECESSSGAGSESDDDVDVEMELELGDEASSLELGHEDWVDVESEEDEPEPPPRDVPVVTEVPVVTDVAVETPVPVVTDVAVEMSVEVEEDRDVPVETPVEVEEDRDVPVETPVEVEEDRDVPVETPVEVEAEPRVVDIECDVVFEPAEPEPLVETPIEVLGPPRREPEPPADVPNPPVDIPCDVESKPEPAVVQEPEEAKPPAEEPVQEPPAEEPVVEEPTPLAEPPAEEPVQEPPAEEPAVEETPAQEPVQEPVQEPPAVEPPKEPTPTPPVSPPGSESGSEEGSSDGDEPGGAGDGRRRRGRRGGRRPRRGRRRGLRLGMLVAPALILLALAVAAARRRRQQQRG; via the exons ATGGACATGGACCTCGACCTCGACCTCGCCGTGCAAGTCGACTGCCCGCCCGCGCCCGGCGAGGACTTCGCCTTCGCCACCTCCGAGACCGACGCCGCCTTCCTCGTCCTCGCCCACCTCCCTG GCTACGCCAAGGATGAGGTCGAGGTCCGCgtcggcgcgggcggcgcggagttCGCCGTCGCGTGCGCGAGGAAGGACGCGTTCGCGGTGGAGGCGGCGTCGGGGAGGGTGCGGGTGGCGCACCGGCAGGTGGTGGGCGGGTTCCGCCGCGTGTTCGGCGTGCCGCCGGGCGTGGACGCGGGCCGGATCTCCGTCGGCTTCGAGGAGGACGACGGGCTGCTCGTCGTCATCATGCCCAAGCTGCGGCCCGGCCCGCCGGACGACGGCGGGGACGAGGAGGCGCGGCTCGACGTCGAGAGCTCCGGCTGCGAGTGCGAGTCGTCGTCCGGCGCGGGAAGCGAGAGCGACGACGACGTCGACGTCGAGATGGAGCTGGAGCTCGGCGACGAGGCGTCGAGCCTCGAGTTGGGGCATGAGGATTGGGTCGACGTCGAGTCTGAGGAGGAcgagcccgagccgccgccgcgcgacGTGCCCGTGGTTACGGAGGTGCCGGTGGTCACGGACGTGGCGGTGGAGACTCCGGTGCCGGTGGTTACGGACGTGGCGGTGGAGATGTccgtggaggtggaggaggatCGCGACGTCCCAGTGGAGACGccggtggaggtggaggaggatCGCGACGTGCCCGTGGAGACCccggtggaggtggaggaggatCGCGACGTGCCCGTGGAGACGCCGGTCGAAGTCGAGGCCGAGCCGCGGGTGGTGGACATCGAGTGCGACGTCGTGTTCGAGCCGGCGGAGCCGGAGCCGCTGGTGGAGACGCCGATCGAGGTGCtcgggccgccgcgccgcgagcCCGAGCCGCCGGCCGACGTGCCGAACCCGCCGGTGGACATCCCGTGCGACGTGGAGTCTAAACCCGAGCCGGCCGTCGTGCAGGAACCCGAGGAGGCGAAGCCACCGGCCGAAGAACCAGTGCAGGAGCCACCCGCAGAAGAACCGGTCGTGGAAGAGCCGACACCACTGGCTGAGCCGCCCGCCGAAGAACCCGTGCAAGAGCCGCCTGCCGAGGAACCCGCAGTGGAGGAGACGCCGGCCCAAGAACCAGTGCAAGAACCGGTGCAAGAGCCTCCAGCGGTCGAGCCACCAAAAGAACCGACCCCCACCCCACCAGTGTCTCCGCCAGGCAGCGAATCTGGCAGCGAGGAAGGCAGTTCTGACGGGGACGAGCCGGGAGGTGCTGGCGACGGCAGGAGGAGGCGCGGCAggagaggagggcggcggccgcggcgagggAGGCGCCGCGGGCTCCGTCTGGGCATGTTGGTCGCCCCCGCGCTGATCCTGCTCGCTCTCGCGGTGgccgcggcgaggcggcggcggcagcagcagcgcggGTGA